A region of the Pseudomonas silesiensis genome:
GCTGCTGGAAATACAGGTGGTGGTAGACCCTTCCTTTCGCCATGGCCTGCAAACCCACGGTGGGTTTGACCTTGCCACGCGGCGGTACAGGTGTGTTGAGCATCACCAGGCCACGGAACAGATCCGTTCGCAACATGGCTGCCGCCTGGGCTACCCAGGCGCCCAAGTCATGCCCAATGATGACCGCGGACGTTTCGCCCAGGGCCGCCATCAAACCCACCATGTCGCCGACGGCCTGGCTCATGTCATAGGCTTCGATGGCATCGGGTCGGTCCGATTGCCCGAACCCCCTTTGATCGGGCACGACCACTCGATAGCCGGCCTCGGCCAATGCCAGGATCTGGCGCCGCCACATGTACCAAAGGTAGGGGAAACCGTGGAGCAGGATGACGAGCGGACCCTGTCCCTCGTCGATGTAATGCATGCGGATGCCGTTGAGTTCGGCAAAGCAGTGGTGGAATGCATCAGGATCGTCGGCATCCACCTGCGCCATTGCAGCGAGCGGCTGACCGACACGCATTGACGTGCACGTATCCATTATCGACCTCCATCTTATCAATTGTGGGCCTGAAGGTAGCGCTGAGAGGGTGTCCCGCACTGAGCTTCACAGGACACAATCTTGTGAATTTGGGACAGGACTAACGCCTGTAGAGGGGCGTCTGCCGCCGCCGGCTTCGGCCGCCCGGCAATGTCCCAATATGCCAAGAAATTATCCCACCATGCCCATGGCGCCGCGCTTGTGCTCCCTAAAATGGGACCGAGTTTCCTGCTCTGCACTACGCCAGACCAGGGTCGAAGATCGCTAGCGCTAGCCGTATTTCCGCAAGCGCCGTCTTCTCGCTCACTACATCTTCGATGAAAAAGAAACGCCGCCATCGGCCGAGGGAGATCCTGCGCATGCCCAAGCTTGTTCGCGTCGCCGTTTTGACCAAATACCTGGAAGTCACCCAGGACCTGGGATTCAACCCGCGTGACGTGCTGGCAGTTGCCGGCCTGAACAAGGCTCAACTGCAAAGCCCGGACTATCGCATTCCGATTGATGCCGCCGTGCGCCTGCTGGAAGATTCGGCCGCCGCCAGCGGTTGCCAGACCTTCGGCCTGCGCATGGCCGAGTCACGCCAGCTTTCGGACTTCGGTGTCGTCAGCCTGCTGCTCAGCCAACAGCGCACCCTGCGCGACGCCTTGCAGGTGATGGAGCGCTACCGTCATCTGATGAACGATTCCCTGGGAATCTTCGTTGAAGAGGCCGGCCGGATGGTGATCATTCGTGCCGAGATGGTCACCGAATCCTTGCTGCCCAATCGCCAGGCCACGGAGCTGGTCATTGGCGTGCTGTTCCGCTTGTGCTCGACACTGCTCGGCTCGAAGTGGCGCCCCTACGGCGTCAACTTCATGCACCAGGCGCCAGACAGCCTGCACCTGCACCGGCGCCTGTTCCGCTGCAATCTGGAATTCGGCAGCGAGTTCAACGGCATTGTTTGCTCCGACGCCAGTTTCGATATGATCAATCCCAATGCCGACCCGGCCATGGCCCGTCATGCCCAAGCCTACCTCGATTCGTTGCAGCGCGATGACAGCACCTCGATGCTGTACGAGGTGCGCAAGGCCATCTACCTGTTGTTGCCCATGGGGCGCGCCACCATCGAGCAGATCGCCCTTTCGCAAGGCATGAACGTGCGCACCTTTCAACGCCGCCTGCAGGACGACGGCTGCGTCTTCAACGACCTGATCAACGACGTGCGCCGTGACCTGGCGCTGCGTTATCTGGAGAACCCGAACAACTCGATGAGCCGCATCGCCGACATGTTCGGCTTCTCCATGGCCAGCTCCTTTACCCGCTGGTTCATCAACCAGTTCGGCATGCCACCGGCGGCGTGGCGTAGCGCGCAGAAACAGCCCGGTCTCTGCGCAGGGAGTGCCGCAGTTCCTGAACCCTGCTGAGTACTCATTGCCCCCCGCCTTGCACCGCGGGAGCGCTTTCGGGGTCAGGCACGCTCTGACCCTGAAGGTGGGCAATACCTTCCGTGCCACCGCATCCTGCACTAAGCTTCGCAGGACACAATCTTGCGAAATCGGGACACGAGAGAAATCATGTATACCCTGACGCGGAGTGCCAGCCTTACCGACTATGAGCAGGTTGCCCGATCAGTGGGCCTCGATCCTTTTCGTATGCTGCGGATGGCCAAGCTGCCGGCCGGTGCCCTCGACGATCCGAACATCATGATCAGTAGCGATTCGGTCGGGTGGCTGCTGGAAGAGTCAGCCCGATTGTCCGGTCAGGAGGCTTTCGGCCTGCTGCTCGCCGAAAAGAGACACCTTTCCAACTTCGGCATGCTGGCGCTGCTTATCCGCGAAGAGCCAACCCTGCGCGCCGCCTTGCAATCCTGCTTTCGCTATATGCGACTGCATAACGCCGGCGTGCAATTATGGCTTGAGGATGCAGGCGATCTGACCCTGCTGCATGTGGGTGTGAACATGCAGGGCCATCATGGCGTCTGGCGCCAGGCGATTGAACAGGCAACCGGCATTATCCTGCGCACGTTGTGCATTCTGAGCGGCTATACCTTCCGGCCGGTCAGGGTCAGTTTTACTTACGAGCCCCCCTCCAGCCTTGAAGTACACCACCGCGTGCTGGGAACCGCGATCGAGTTCTCTCAGGAATTCAATGCCATCGTGTGCCGCGGGCGCGATCTGGATATGGCCATACCTGAGGCGGACCCGGCGCTGCATCGTGAAGTGAAGCGATCGCTGGACATGCAATTGGCTAACCTGCCCGACGAGCCGACGCAGCAGGTACGCCAGATCGTCAAGATGCTGCTGCCAAGCGGACTGTGTTCTGTCGATGCGGTTGCCCAACATCTTGGCATGCATCGACGCACCCTTAACCGACACCTGGCCACTGAGGGTGAGAGTGTCACCACGATCATCAACGCCGTACGGGCTGAACTCGCCGAAGAGTATCTGGCCAACAGCAAACGCCGATTATATGAGGTGGCCGAACTGCTCGGCTTTTCCTCGGCCGGTGATTTTTCACGCTGGTTCCGCAGCCAGTTTGGCAAGACGCCTTCGAATTGGGTCGCGTCCTATCGAGAGAGCAAGGCGCCGCCCGGGCCCCACCTTCAATAAATCGCTTCATGATCGCCCTCGCTACGATCTCGACGATCAAAGGCGCTATCATCCCCACTTGGGGTCAATTGAGAGTCAGGCCCAAAGAGGAGTCCGCCATGACCGTAGTCGATCGCCTCAGGTATTTGCGCGTCGTTCTGGTTTTGGCTGGCCTCGCGTGCCTTGCTCTCTACCCACTTATGTTGTTCTGGCCGTCCGGCTGGGCCTGGCACGTCGGTCACTCGGACTACCCGATGATGATCGTTGGCATCTACGCCACACTTGGCGTGTTCTTGATCCTGGCCGCACGTGATCCATTAGCCAATCTGAGCCTGATCTGGTTCACCGTGTGGTCTAGCGCCGTACACGGAGGAATCATGGCCGTCCAGACGGTCACCCAGCCGGGGCAAATGGGGCACTTGGCAGGTGACGTGCCGGCGCTCTTCATCGTGGCGGTTGCCTTGGCCATCTTGACGCCCCGCTCGCAATTGGTCGCTCGGCCCCGGACACGCAATGGGGCCTAAGAGCAAGTTTGACTGTCAGGATCGGGTCGATAATCGCGTTTCTACGCATTTTTTTGGTCTGCTGATCAACCAAGCGCCGACAGATTTTACGTAGCAGCCCCCACGCCACGACCGAAACCCTCGCGGTTTATCTGGTCGAGACTTCCCTTCAAACCCTGCTCTTGATGTCTGTATTTTTTCTGGCCTTCACCAACAAGTTAAAGGCGTCTGTATCAAGTGGCCGACTCAGAAAAAATCCCTGGCCTTCATCGCACGACACCGCCTTCAGCAACGTCAAGTGCTCAGCGGTTTCAATCCCTTCTGCCGTAACAGTGAGCGATAACGCCCGGCCCAGACCCACAATCGCCTGGATGATGGATTCATCATCACTTCCAACCAGGTTGTTCAGAAAGCTGCGGTCTATCTTCAGGCCATCGAAGGGAAAGCTGCGCAAATAACTCAGTGAAGAATACCCAGTGCCGAAGTCATCCATGGCGATGCGCACGCCAAGGCGCTTCAATGTACGCATTAGCTCCAGCGCGCCGGGGGCATCTTCGAGCATGACGTTTTCAGTAATCTCCAACTCTACCCGGGCAGGCGCGATTCCCGAGTTGTGCAGTGCTTTCTGCACGCGCTCTATCAGATTGCCTCGCTTGAATTCGCTAGGTGAAAGATTGACTGATACAAACAAATGTTCCGGCCACCGGGCGGCGCAACGGCAGGCGGTGTCGATGACCCAGTCACTCAAGGACAGAATCAGCCCGGATTCTTCAGCAATGGGGATGAACGTATCGGGAGGTATCAGACCGCGCTCAGGATGTTGCCACCGTACCAACGCTTCGGCGCCGACCATCTGCCCGTCTGAGATACGGTAACGTGGTTGGAAATGCAGTCGAAGTTCTCCGTGCTTGATTGCGAAGCGCAGATCGCTTTCCAGACGACGCCGCTCAATGATCCGGGCGTTCATGTCCCCCGCATAGAATCGCCAGGTATTGCGACCTCCAGCCTTGGCTTCGTACAACGCGATATCGGCATAACGGAGCAGCTCGGTCGCCTCGCAAGCGTCATTTGGCGCCATGGCGATGCCGATACTGGCGCTGACAAACACTTCTTGTTCATGGATCTGTATCGGCTGCTCGATGGTCTCGATGAGACGGCGACAAAGCGCCTCGACTTCCTCCTGGGAACTGACATCGGTGAGTATCAGTACAAACTCGTCCCCCCCAACCCGAGCGACAAGATCTCCGTGGCGAACACAGTCCGCCAAGCGGCTCGACACCTGGTTAAGCACCAGATCACCTGCAGCATGCCCTAGCAGGTCATTCACTGGCTTGAATCGATCCAGGTCCAGGCTGAGCATGACCAAGGGTTGCTCTACTGTCGGCATGGCTTTGAGCTTGCCATCAAGAAACTCCTGCAGTCGGGTCCGGTTGGGAAGTCCGGTCAGGGCATCATGTTGTGAAAGGAATTCGATTCGCCGACGGGCTTCGACCTCCTCCGTGACGTCGGTGGCTGTCCCCCGGAAGCCTCCACTGGCCATTGCTCGCGCCGAGAGACGGGTGATTCGCTCGTTGCCATTTGTATCGACGTAGCGACACTGAACGCTGATATTCGGACGACGGTTTGGAATACTGAGCCACTGCGATAATGTGCCTAGTTCCGTGCGCAGCAGATCATCCATCGCTGCACCAATCCATGCCTCCCTGGAGAGGCCCGTGACATCTTCAAACCGCTCGGAGAGATAAGTGAAGCGCCAGCCAGCGTCCATTTCCCATACCCAATCCGAGCTGGCCTCGACCACATCGCGAAAGCGCGCCTCGCTGGTGGCAAGGTCGGCCTGGCTGCTTCGCAGTGATGAATAGCTGGCATCCAGCGCCTGCGCGGCGGCTGTGGTACGACGCAAGATGACCAAAGTCATCAGGCACACCAACAGCGCAGCGAAGCCCACCAGGGGCAAACCCAGCGCCAGTAATTGCAGACCTGGTTTGTGCGGACTCCAGTGCAAACTGCCTGCTGCACCGGTCTCGCCCAAGGGGTAACCAGACACCAGGGGGCCATCGTCGGGAGTGGCCATGTGCAGGCCATCTACCCCGAAATCCCGACCTATCGTTGCGAGCTTGGCGCTGTCCAGAATGTCGACGAAAATCAATACCGATGACGACCTGTCATCAGCCAAGACCGTCGGATCGGTTCCCGGGGTAATCGCAGCGGCAGCGACCAGGGCTGGTACGCCTCCAACATTGATGAAGGTAGTGGTCGGTGTTTCGGTTTCCGCGCCCTCACGGGCCTTTTCGAGAATCCCGTCGATGGACTGCTCGAGCCATTGTTCGACTTCAACTGACGCCCTCTCACCCTTGACCACGGAATAAACGGTGCGGTTGACATCGTTGACGACAAACACGCCCTGAAATCCAAAGTCTGTGAAAAGTGTCGTCCCGACATTTTGTCGGACGTAGGCCCAGTCCGGGTCTACCTCAATGTGCAAGTGCTTGTAGGCATCCCCCCAGAATGCGTAATCCTTGACGGTCGAGCGCAGGGATTTTTCCAACGATTCCACGGCTTTCTTGGTGTAGAAGGCACTGTCGACCTCCTTCGCTTGATCCAGATTCTGCGCAACATAAACCAGTGAACAGCAGGCGAGCAAGAACACCCCAGCCAGAAGACCGACAAACTTGAACAGCGAAGCGCGGGTCAGGGCCACGCTTGAGCGATTGGTTGGAGAACAAAGGATAGGGGGGAGATCGTTAGGCATAAGTTCCCGCTGGTCGTTGAGGCAAGGCATTTGGATACCTGGGTATCGGCAGTCGACGCGAAATAGTGAGCGTCCGTACGTCGCGCCAAGCCCGCCGGCTTGATCGATGGCAACGATGCGCATGAGCTGCGAGAACTGGCCGATGCGGCCTGCAGTCACCACCTTGAAGACTCGATACCCCGCGAACTAAATCAATAGGTACCCACTGCCTGCTATTGCGTTACGCTGGGTAGGCCATCACGGCACCAACAAAAGGGCCCTGTATGCAATTGCATGAAGCGATAGATTTGAAAGAAGCGTATTCGGTCAGCGGCGCCAACAAGGCGGTTCAGGAAGGTTGGAAATTATTGGCCATTGCACCCGGTGCGAATGGCGTGACTTACGTCCTTGGCAAGCAGGCAGATAAGGAAAAACCCAAGCTGCCGACAGCGGACGAAATCGCACGAGCCAATAACCGGGGGTAGCGTCGCGTTACGATCGGGGGAAAGGTCGACTCATTACGTCTACTTTTACTTCGGCCTCAAGGACGGCCCGGTGGTGCTGGATGTTCCGCTTTTACGGCCCGGATAGGGCCTTGTTCGATAAGACTCATCGGACGAAGTGGTCGCACAGCTGCTCCAGTGACAAAACCACCGCGCCAGCGCAAGACTGTTACCGGCAATCGATGCTTCGGTCGCTCATGAGCGGTCTCCTGTCTTGATGGCGTGGCGCGCCGGTCTTTAACTATCAAGCATAGGCTGCTTACTCGACAGCTTCGTAAGGCAACCCCACATAGTTTTCCGCAATGTTGACCAACCCAGCGTGCGAATTGAAAAAATACTCCCGATCAGCCTGCTGCATCTTCTGGTCCCACGCATCTTTATGCTCGCCAAAATCATGCAGCAGATTGGTCATGAACCAGCTGAAACGCTCGCCTTTCCACACACGGCGCAGGGCCAGTTCGGAGTATTTTTCGAGCAAGTCGGTGCGGCCCTCCTGGTAGACCTTGACCAGGATGCGATACAGGTAGTGCACATCGGAGGCGGCCAGGTTCAGGCCTTTGGCGCCGGTCGGCGGCACGATGTGCGCGGCGTCGCCGACCAGGAACAGTTTGCCGTACTGCATCGGCTCGACCACGGAGCTGCGCAGCGGCGCGATGCTCTTTTCCAGTGAAGGACCGGTCACCAGCCTGTCGGCCACGTCTTGCGGCAGGCGGGCCTTGAGCTCGTCCCAGAAGCGCTCATCGGACCACTGTTCGACCTTGTCGGTCAGCGGCACTTGCAGGTAGTAGCGGCTACGGGTCAGCGAGCGCTGGCTGCACAGGACGAAGCCGCGGTCGTGGTGGGCGTAGATCAGTTCATGGTTGACCGGTGGGGTATCGGACAACAGGCCCAGCCAGCCGAACGGATAGACTCGCTCGTAGTGCGTGAGCACGTCTGCGGGAATGCTCTGTCGAGAAACGCCGTGGAAGCCGTCGCAACCGGCGATGTAGTCGCAATCGATGCGGTGGGTTTCGCCATTTTTTTCGTAGGTGACGTAAGGGCTTTCACCCTTCATGTCGTGGGGCTGCACGTTCTCGGCCGAATAGATGGCCGGGGCGCCGTTAGCGGTGCGGGCCTCCATCAGGTCGCGGGTGAGTTCGGTCTGGCCATACACCATGACGGTCTTGCCGCCGGTGAGCGTCTTCAGGTCGACGTGGATGCGCTTGCCGGCCACCTGCAATTCGACACCCTCGTGGACCAGGCCTTCGGCATCCATGCGTTCGTGGACGCCGGCTTCGCGCAGCAGGTCGATGGTGCCTTGCTCGAGGACACCGGCACGAATGCGGCTGAGGATGTAGTCCGGCGTCTGGCGTTCGACGATGACGTTGTCGATGCCGGCGCGATGCAGCAGTTGACCGAGCAAGAGGCCGGACGGGCCGGAGCCGATGATGGCGACTTGGGTTTTCATGGCGGTAATCCTGTCTTGTGCGACTCAAGGCGTGACGCCTCGCAGTCTGTTTGTTTTTGTTACCTGTATTTTTAGTGGATGAAGCAGGGATAAGAAGGCACTATCTGATGCATTCCATGGACTTTTCATGGATGGTCGCAAGGGAGGCAGAAATGTCGAAATCACTCGCTACACCGGTGCCGGTGTTTAAACTTTACGGTGAGACCGGCGCCTGGCCGACACCCGATCTGATTCATTGCGAGTCGATTCCCGAGCGCAGCAAACTGCACGGCTGGGAAATAAAACCCCATCGGCACAGCGATCTGGTGCAGCTGTTATATGTGCAGTCGGGGCAGGCGACGCTGAAGGTCGAAGACGTGATCAACCACATCGATTCACCCTCGCTGCAAGTCGTGCCCGCGCTGAGCGTGCACACCTTCAAGTTCTCCGAGGATATTCAAGGCCACGTGCTGAGCCTGGCGCAGCCGCTGGCCGAGCAACTCGGCGCCTCGCTCAACAGTCCCGTGCTGACCACCGCGGCCTGTTACCCGATCGGTTCCGCGCACCTGTATCTGGACACGCTGTTTTCCGCGATCACCCAGGAATACAGCCAGCCCCAGCCCGGCCGTGATCCGATGCTGCAATCGTTGATCACGGTGCTGTCGATCTGGCTCAGTCGCCGCAATCTGGAACAGTCGTTACCGGACGCGCAGTTCGACCGGGGTCGCGAGTATTTGAAGAATTTCAGCCGGACGCTGGAGCTGCGCTTTCGCGAGCACCTGCCCATCGAGCACTATGCGGCCACGCTGGGGATCAGCGGCGCGCACCTCAACGCCCTGTGCCGGCGCCTCTCGGGGCAATCGGCCTTGCAGATGATCAACCAGCGCCTGTTGCTGGAGGCCAAGCGCGATCTGGTCTACACCACCATGACCATCAATCAGGTGTCCGACAGCCTGGGCTTTTCCGAACCGGCGTACTTCTCGCGCTTTTTCAAGCGCGGCACGGGGCTGTCACCGAAGCAGTTCCGCATTCAGCGTGAGGGGTGAATCCTTGCAACGCAGGCAATCGAGCCGGTGACGGGCGGCCAGGACCCGACTCTCCTATCGGTTCATACTGCGTTCGTAGGCTGCCAGAACGGTGCGCTCCGATTGCACCAGATAGGCTTCGAGCATCTGGGTTGCTTCCTCTGGTCGCCCCTCTTCTATACAGCGCAGGATTGAAGCGTTCATGTCGATGTAAGGCATATGCAGGAACTCGGGATCATCGAGCAGACCGAAGGCCAACCGCAGCTCGGCAGATATCTGCCCATAGAACACCACCAATCGCGGGCTGTCGGCCAGCTCGACGATAGCCTTGTGGAAC
Encoded here:
- a CDS encoding bifunctional diguanylate cyclase/phosphodiesterase is translated as MPNDLPPILCSPTNRSSVALTRASLFKFVGLLAGVFLLACCSLVYVAQNLDQAKEVDSAFYTKKAVESLEKSLRSTVKDYAFWGDAYKHLHIEVDPDWAYVRQNVGTTLFTDFGFQGVFVVNDVNRTVYSVVKGERASVEVEQWLEQSIDGILEKAREGAETETPTTTFINVGGVPALVAAAAITPGTDPTVLADDRSSSVLIFVDILDSAKLATIGRDFGVDGLHMATPDDGPLVSGYPLGETGAAGSLHWSPHKPGLQLLALGLPLVGFAALLVCLMTLVILRRTTAAAQALDASYSSLRSSQADLATSEARFRDVVEASSDWVWEMDAGWRFTYLSERFEDVTGLSREAWIGAAMDDLLRTELGTLSQWLSIPNRRPNISVQCRYVDTNGNERITRLSARAMASGGFRGTATDVTEEVEARRRIEFLSQHDALTGLPNRTRLQEFLDGKLKAMPTVEQPLVMLSLDLDRFKPVNDLLGHAAGDLVLNQVSSRLADCVRHGDLVARVGGDEFVLILTDVSSQEEVEALCRRLIETIEQPIQIHEQEVFVSASIGIAMAPNDACEATELLRYADIALYEAKAGGRNTWRFYAGDMNARIIERRRLESDLRFAIKHGELRLHFQPRYRISDGQMVGAEALVRWQHPERGLIPPDTFIPIAEESGLILSLSDWVIDTACRCAARWPEHLFVSVNLSPSEFKRGNLIERVQKALHNSGIAPARVELEITENVMLEDAPGALELMRTLKRLGVRIAMDDFGTGYSSLSYLRSFPFDGLKIDRSFLNNLVGSDDESIIQAIVGLGRALSLTVTAEGIETAEHLTLLKAVSCDEGQGFFLSRPLDTDAFNLLVKARKNTDIKSRV
- a CDS encoding helix-turn-helix domain-containing protein, whose product is MSKSLATPVPVFKLYGETGAWPTPDLIHCESIPERSKLHGWEIKPHRHSDLVQLLYVQSGQATLKVEDVINHIDSPSLQVVPALSVHTFKFSEDIQGHVLSLAQPLAEQLGASLNSPVLTTAACYPIGSAHLYLDTLFSAITQEYSQPQPGRDPMLQSLITVLSIWLSRRNLEQSLPDAQFDRGREYLKNFSRTLELRFREHLPIEHYAATLGISGAHLNALCRRLSGQSALQMINQRLLLEAKRDLVYTTMTINQVSDSLGFSEPAYFSRFFKRGTGLSPKQFRIQREG
- the pobA gene encoding 4-hydroxybenzoate 3-monooxygenase produces the protein MKTQVAIIGSGPSGLLLGQLLHRAGIDNVIVERQTPDYILSRIRAGVLEQGTIDLLREAGVHERMDAEGLVHEGVELQVAGKRIHVDLKTLTGGKTVMVYGQTELTRDLMEARTANGAPAIYSAENVQPHDMKGESPYVTYEKNGETHRIDCDYIAGCDGFHGVSRQSIPADVLTHYERVYPFGWLGLLSDTPPVNHELIYAHHDRGFVLCSQRSLTRSRYYLQVPLTDKVEQWSDERFWDELKARLPQDVADRLVTGPSLEKSIAPLRSSVVEPMQYGKLFLVGDAAHIVPPTGAKGLNLAASDVHYLYRILVKVYQEGRTDLLEKYSELALRRVWKGERFSWFMTNLLHDFGEHKDAWDQKMQQADREYFFNSHAGLVNIAENYVGLPYEAVE
- a CDS encoding AraC family transcriptional regulator, translating into MPKLVRVAVLTKYLEVTQDLGFNPRDVLAVAGLNKAQLQSPDYRIPIDAAVRLLEDSAAASGCQTFGLRMAESRQLSDFGVVSLLLSQQRTLRDALQVMERYRHLMNDSLGIFVEEAGRMVIIRAEMVTESLLPNRQATELVIGVLFRLCSTLLGSKWRPYGVNFMHQAPDSLHLHRRLFRCNLEFGSEFNGIVCSDASFDMINPNADPAMARHAQAYLDSLQRDDSTSMLYEVRKAIYLLLPMGRATIEQIALSQGMNVRTFQRRLQDDGCVFNDLINDVRRDLALRYLENPNNSMSRIADMFGFSMASSFTRWFINQFGMPPAAWRSAQKQPGLCAGSAAVPEPC
- a CDS encoding DUF6632 domain-containing protein, whose product is MTVVDRLRYLRVVLVLAGLACLALYPLMLFWPSGWAWHVGHSDYPMMIVGIYATLGVFLILAARDPLANLSLIWFTVWSSAVHGGIMAVQTVTQPGQMGHLAGDVPALFIVAVALAILTPRSQLVARPRTRNGA
- a CDS encoding AraC family transcriptional regulator; its protein translation is MYTLTRSASLTDYEQVARSVGLDPFRMLRMAKLPAGALDDPNIMISSDSVGWLLEESARLSGQEAFGLLLAEKRHLSNFGMLALLIREEPTLRAALQSCFRYMRLHNAGVQLWLEDAGDLTLLHVGVNMQGHHGVWRQAIEQATGIILRTLCILSGYTFRPVRVSFTYEPPSSLEVHHRVLGTAIEFSQEFNAIVCRGRDLDMAIPEADPALHREVKRSLDMQLANLPDEPTQQVRQIVKMLLPSGLCSVDAVAQHLGMHRRTLNRHLATEGESVTTIINAVRAELAEEYLANSKRRLYEVAELLGFSSAGDFSRWFRSQFGKTPSNWVASYRESKAPPGPHLQ